Part of the Weissella coleopterorum genome is shown below.
TAAGTTGTTGAAAAAGTTCCCAAAACCATGAAGGCTGGCATAATTTGGAATAAATACATTAAAAAGCTAAATAATGTTCCCATGGTTGATTGTCCATGCGCAATTCTTAACGCTCCCACCACTAAAATTACGACAAAGAGGCCCATCATAACTAAACTCATCATTGGTCCGACGATTCCATCAACCACCGCTTCCTTTCGACCAAATTTAAATAAACGGTTAATCGCAGAATCTCCGGTAGCGATAATTTGTTCTTCAGCACCAGATGATTTGACTAAGCGCATTTCAGCTAATGTTTCTTGTGCAACACCTGAAAAATCAGCCATGGCATCTTGTGTCGCATGCCCAACTTTTCGTGAAAACATCATTACTGGTAATAAGAGTAATAGGGTTACTGGAGCTGCTAATAAAATCCATAAGGCGAGGTGCCAATCTGTAGAAAACATAAGCACTACCGCTCCTAACATTTGTAACATATTTGTTACAAAATTGGGTAAGTCATTAGCAACCAAACGCTTCACCTGGGTCGTGTCATTAGTTAGACGTGACGTGATTTCTCCAGATTTAGTTTGATCAAAATAGCGAACTTTTAAAATCGACAAGCGCTTCCAAACAATAATTCGTAGATTTTTAACTAATTGCTCCCCTGCAACTGATGTTAAAAAACTTCCCCCAGCGGAAATTAATGCACCACCGATAAAGAGTGCCAATACAATACCTACTAATTGATAATCCATTCCGTGCTTTCCCATGAATAAATTGATCAAGTTTCCCGAATATTTAGGTGCTAATAAATTGGCAAATACTCCTACTAATGATAAAAGCAGTCCAACTATCATTAATCCCCATTGTGGATGTGCCATTTTAATAATTTTAATCAAACTCTTTGCGCCACCAGCTCCTGAGACTGTCTTTGTGGCTCTAGTTTGTCGTTGTTCACGTTGCATAATTATTTCCCTCTTTTTTACTAATAGTTCCTAAAACCTAGGATGATCATTAAATGTACGCCTTGGATCTGGTCCCCGATGGAAGTGATGCCCAAAATGATGATTCCGGTCTTTAATTTCATTAAAGCGTGTGCGTTGTTGTTCACTCAAATGCTCCATAAATCTCTGATCGAATTGCTCTGAATTTAAATGATGATTTAATTGCTCTAGTTGCGCTCCAAATTGTGCCTGTTCCGCATCTGTAAAAATATTAAATATTTCATCTTCAATTTTGTCACGCGTTAAATCAAGTTGGTTCAAAAAATCGCACCCTTTTTGCGTAATCTTAATTAAAACAATCCGCGCGTCTTGTTGATCTTTAATCCGCTCAACCCTGTCTTCATCTTCTAATTTTTTAATAATTTGAGTTACAGAAGCCGGCCTAATATCTAAAATATCTGCAATTGTTCCTGCCGTAATGGCTTGGTCGCTTGTACTTAAAATTCGTAACAAGCGCCGTTGGTTATTCGGCCGCTGCCGATGTTCATCGCCACGCGCCATCATCGTAAACCACAAGCTCGGTTGTCGCATTAATTCCGTTAAATTTTCTAATATATCATTTTGTTCCATAGTTATCATCCTTATTTATATTTAGTTTGGTTACAAATTAACTAACAAATATTATTATAATCGTTTATTTAGTTTTGTAAATTTTAAACTAAATATTTTTAAATGTATAAAAAAGTATGCCGCCAATAGAAATTGGATCAGCATACTAATGATGTCTTCAATTATTGATTGATTCCGCGGTTAAAAATGCCAATGTATATTCTTTGTAAACGCTCTGAACCTGGAAATTCTTCCGCCAACATTTCCGGTAACACCTCATGAATGAAGTATTTAGTGCTTTCCATATCGCGAAAGGCATAAATTGTTTCGAGACTTTCCTTATATATTTCCATAAAGACTGGCTCAGGATTTCCCTTTTGTAACTCACCAAAGGCTTCATATAATAAATCAATTTTATCAGAAACTGATAAAATCCGCCCCTCCAAGCTATCATCCTTGCCTTCAGTCAAACGTCGATGATAATTCTGTCGATATTCTGTCGGTATTTCCATTCTAATAAAATTATCTGCTAATGACTCCTCTACATCTGATAGCATATGTCGTAACTCAGAAGAAGCGTATTTAACTGGCGTACGAATATCACCAATGAAACGTTCATTCGTATCATGATTTAATGCTTTTTCATAAAGCAACCGCCAATTAACAGTTTCCCCATGCTGTTCTTCTATATCACCCAAAAATTGAGCAACTTGCGTCACTTTCCATGAATGAGCTGCCACAGAATGCGGGAAATATTTAAAATAGCCCGGAGCTCGATTAATCATCTCCAATTCAGTTAGTCCTGATAAATACTGATGAAATCCCATCTGATATTCCTCCTGTTATGAAAATCATTAATCTAAATTTATTAATTGATATTACTATACATAAGTCTGTAAACTCTTGCAAGGGCATTCTTTTACTACAGTTAGCTTTGCATCATCGGATTTCTTCAACTGAATCAACCTAATTCATTCAAAAGATTCATTCATCATTTAATAAATAAAAAGACCCCAAAAGTTGTTTCCAACTTTTGGGGTACAGATAAAATTTATCTTTGAATGTTATATCTAATCGCTTGATAGCCGGGTAATATCATATGATTTCCCATTAGATTTTTGAACTAAGACTGCTTGAATGCCCTCAACTGTCTTAATCCGAATTTGAACGGAAACATTTGTTGGCAAAAAACTAGGTGCCGTTTGCGCCACATAATTGGTAAAACTATCCATTTCAGTTTGTGAATAGAATTGGGTGGTAATATCAACTTTCAAGTTAGTCATATTTTTATCGGCATAATTGGCTGTCCCAGTTACGTACGAAACATTTGGGAAAAAGCCTTGAATATTATTTTGAAAATTAACAAACTGAGTATTCAAGCCGCTGGCCATATCTTTATAATTTTTGGTACCTTCTTGCATTGGTAAAACAACATTTTGCTCATTAATTGACTTAAAATCGCTCAGCTTAGTCCCAGACTTAGACTCAGCATAACTGTAAAAACTTCCACCAGCCAAACTATCATCAGATGATTGGCTAAACATCCCCACGATAATCGGCGTATCAGCACTAATACCTTCCATCTTACGATAACGGGCCACGACTTCAGCTGCAATCTCTTGTCCTTTAGCTATGCGAGTACTATCATCAATCTTTTGCGTGAAATTAGCTCCAAATTCCTCTTTTTGATAAACATCTTCTGTATTCATCGCCAAACCTAAGACAATCCCTTTAAGCTTTAAGCTATTGTCTTCTTGAATCATGAAGTCCTGTTCTTCAATTGATTGTAAATAGTATGGATTTCGACCATCATCCGTTTTACCATTATCTTCTGGATTTAATCCAACGGCATTATCATTTGATTTACGCTTCAACCATGCTTGGGCTGTTTTAGTATCTAAATATTGGCCTTCCTGAAATATATACGATTTTGGTGAAAAGCTTTTTTTAGCTAAGCTGAGCAATCCATTTTCAAAATTAACTGTATTATACTGATTACCATTTTGATTAGCGGTAACACCCCGTGCCTTGCCCACTAAGTAATTTCCATCTTTAATGACTGATTGATACTGATCATTAGAATTTGATCCCGTTAATTTGATTCCTTTTTTAGTGGCCACTTTATTATTAACGGTTGTTTTACCTTTTTGAGATTCAACCTTCGATGAATTTTTAGAATAAAAATTACCAAAAAAGATTAAAGCGCCGCCCAAGAGCACTACACCAACCACGGCCCCGATCCATTTTATATAGCGCATTTATCCGCCCCTTTTACATTTAATATTATTCATATAATTTATATTTTAACAAATTAAGAATTATTTTGCATAACATCTTGCAAATCTTGTTCAGACCAAATGGTAATTTCTAGGCTTTCAGCCTTACTTAGTTTACTTCCAGCATCTGCCCCGGCAATGAGTAGATCCGTCTTTTTTGAGACACTGCCTACCACTTGTGCTCCACGTTGTTCTAACCAATGCGTGGCTTCCTGTCGGCTAAACATCGTTAGCTTGCCTGTCAAAACAATTTTCTTATCCGTAAATTCAGGTTGGTTGATCACTGCCTTTTCTACTTGATAAGAAAAATTAACACCTTGTTGCTCTAATTGCTCCAATAGCTCTTGAACTAATGGATCAGCAAAGTATTGGACAATATTTTCAGCAATCACCATCCCAAGGCCCGGAATCTCAGCAATATCATCAACCGTCGCATGCGCTAGTTGATGGATATTAAGGAATTTTTGCATGATTTGCCGTGCAACCTTTGCCCCAACCGTGCGAATTCCAAATCCAAATAAGAGGCGTTCTGCTGAATTGTTCTTTGATTGGTCAACCGCAACAATTAAATTTTGCGTAGCCTTGGGGCCAAATTTATCTAATTCTAACAACTCTTCTTCATTTAGACGATACAAATCCGCAATGGTTTTAACCAGACCGCGGGCCAGTAATTGTTCAATAATCTTTGGTCCCAACCCATCAATGTTCATCGCATTTCGAGATGCAAAGTGAGTCAATCGTTCTTTAATTTGTGCCGGACAAAATGGATTTAAGCAACGTAGTGCAATTTCGCCATTCACATGCACCAATTCATCCCCACAAACAGGACAATTCGTGGGGATTGGATAGCTTTGACTAGCCATAGGCCGCTTCTCCAAAATAACGGTCCCCACCTCGGGGATAATATCGCCGGCTTTATGCAGTGTTACTGTATCACCGATGCGTAAGTCTTTAGCTACCAAATATTCTGGATTGTGGAGCGATGCTCTTGAAACAGTAGTTCCTGCTAATTGAACGGGGTTCATTACGGCAGTAGGTGTCACAGCTCCCGTTCGCCCAACAGTCCATTCAATCTCTTTTAAGACAGTTTGCTTTTCTTCCGCCGGAAACTTATAGGCAATTGCCCATCTAGGTACTTTTACAGTCGCACCCAATACTTCATGTAATGCTAATTGATTAACTTTAACGACAATACCGTCGATTCCATAATCTAAATTATCTCTTTGGTTCGTTTGTTGCTCAATATATCGCTCTAATTCGACAATACTTTCAACTACCTGATTGGTTAAATTAACCGGTAATCCTAATTCAGCCAATCTGATTAACAATTCAGCTTGCGTTTTTACGCCTAGTTGGTTTCGTGAGTCAATCACCTGGTACATAAATCCAGCTAATTGCCGTTGTTTTGTAATTTGCGGATCCAATTGCCGCAATGAACCTGCGGCAGCATTTCGCGGATTTGCAAAGGGTGTCAGTCCATCTCGATCTCTTTGTTCATTTAAATTCACAAATGCCGTCTTGGGCATATAGACTTCCCCTCGCACTTCAAGATTAAGCGGTTCACTCAATTGATGCGGAATATTTTGAATATATAATACATTGGCGGTAACGTCTTCACCAATTTGACCATTCCCACGAGTTGCTGCTTGAATTAAGCTTCCATTCTCATACCGTAAACTAATGGCCAATCCATCAATTTTTAATTCTGCATTGTAGGCCAAAGCAGTTGAACTATTCTGTTGTGTGGTGTGCATCCAATCACTTAATGTATCCATCGAAAAAACATCACCTAATGAAAGCATCGGTTGAATGTGCTCAACTTTAGGCAAATTTTCCTTAGTCTGATCCCCAACCTGTTGCGTGATGGAATCTGTCCTAATCAATTCTGGGAATTGATTTTCTAAATCAATTACTTCTTGATAAACCCGATCATACTCACTATCTTCAACCGTCGGTGCATCATTTTGATAATATTCTTCAGCCCACTGTTTTAACTGAGTCTGCCGAACAGCTAACATTTTTTCAGCTGTCGCTAATGTCAATTGATCTTCGGCCATACGTTACTCCTTTATTCTTGCTTTTTAATGGGGGCAAAAGCCGCTAACAAGCGCTTAATTCCTTGCGACTCAAAAGCAACATCCAGTTCCATATCTTCACCAAGACCGTTCACTTTCACCACCGTTCCAGTGCCCCACTTTTTGTGGGTTACCAAATCACCAACGGACCAACTAACTGATTGCTCAAGATTGTCCGGATTGGGAGCTTGGTGGATTTGTCGGCTAGAAGTTAAATTCCGATTATTAGGCTCACGTTGCCCAACTGGACGACCTTGAAAAGTCGTACCAGTCGCCGGTTGAAAACGACGCGCAAATGGCAAACTGGCTTCTCGTGCTTGATAGCTATCCAATTGACCAGCGGCGGACATATCCAAATATTTAGGTGAAATTTCATCAATAAAACGTGAGGCCATGTTATTACTCATCTTACCGTATAGCATTCTTGAATAGGCATTCGTTAGATAGAGCTTTTCTTTGGCTCGTGTGATACCAACATAAGCCAAACGTCGTTCTTCGTCTAATTGCTTTGGATCAATAATAGCCCGAAATGATGGGAAAATTGATTCTTCCATTCCAACCAAGAAAACCACCGGAAATTCCAATCCCTTAGCCGCATGAAGCGTCATCAAGGTGACATTGTTATCTTCTTGATCTACATTATCAATATCTGAAACCAAGGCTAGTTCACTCATGAAATCAACATATTTAGAGACGCTATCCTCGTCGGGTTCATAATTTTTATCAAATTGTTCTGTCACCGTTAAAAATTCGTCCAAATTTTCTAATCGATTTTCATTTTCCGGGGTTGGACTAACTTTCAATGTCTCAACATATTTAGTTTCCTGATATACAGCCCGGGTTAAATCAGTAATTGAAACATCAAATTGTTCTTGTTGGATCAATTTTTGCATTAATATAGCAAAATCCATTAACTTATTTTGTGCCCGACTCTGTAAATCGTTCATCAAATGTGCATTAGCCGCGGCTTCCAAAAGGGGCCAATTATGTTCACTGGCGAACGCTCGCAGCTTAATAATGGAAGTATCACCTAGACCCCGTTTAGGTTCATTTACCACGCGTAAAAAGCTTTCATCATCAGCTGGATTGGTAATTAATGAAAGATAGGCTAAAATATCCCGAATTTCTTTACGCTCGTAGAATTTAGAACCACCTACCATCGTATACGGAATATTTGCTTTAACTAAGGCTTCTTCGATTCCACGCGACTGTGCATTGGCTCGGTAGAGAATCGCAAAATCGCGATATTGTCGATTTTTATTCTTAACCTGGTTCGTAATCTCACCTAAAATATAAACGGCTTCATCCCGATCAGAGTTGGATCGGTGATAAGTGATTTTTTCACCATCGCCATTATCGGTCCATAAATTTTTAGAGATGCGTCCATGGTTATTAGCAATTACATCATTTGCCGCATTTAAAATGATTTGTGTCGAACGATAATTTTGTTCCAAAAGTACTTTTTTAGCGCCCAAATAGTCTTTTTCAAAATTTAAAATAATTTCTAAATTGGCACCACGCCAACCGTAAATACTTTGATCAGAGTCACCCACTACCGCTAAATTTTTCCAACCTGCAGCTAATAATTGAATGAGACGGTATTGCGCATCATTGGTATCCTGATACTCATCAACGTGAATATATTCAAATTTATCTTGATAATATGCTAAGACCTCTGGTTCTTGCTCCAATAACTCAATCGTCAACATAATTAAATCATCAAAATCGACAGATTGCGCAAGCTCCAACTGCTTTTGATAGGCCGCATAAGCTTTCGCTACAATTTTACTAAAAATATCATTAGCCGTTTTTGCATATCCAACTGGCGTTTCCATCGCATTTTTAGCATTCGAAATGGCACTTAAAACACTTCTTGGATCAAATTTTTCAATATCAACATTTTGATCCTTTAAAATTCGTTTCACTAAAGTCCTTTGTGCTCCGGCATCTATGAT
Proteins encoded:
- a CDS encoding ABC transporter ATP-binding protein, yielding MQREQRQTRATKTVSGAGGAKSLIKIIKMAHPQWGLMIVGLLLSLVGVFANLLAPKYSGNLINLFMGKHGMDYQLVGIVLALFIGGALISAGGSFLTSVAGEQLVKNLRIIVWKRLSILKVRYFDQTKSGEITSRLTNDTTQVKRLVANDLPNFVTNMLQMLGAVVLMFSTDWHLALWILLAAPVTLLLLLPVMMFSRKVGHATQDAMADFSGVAQETLAEMRLVKSSGAEEQIIATGDSAINRLFKFGRKEAVVDGIVGPMMSLVMMGLFVVILVVGALRIAHGQSTMGTLFSFLMYLFQIMPAFMVLGTFSTTYAKTQGSTQRLTEILDEASEDFEQGQAIEVEGQTLKMQNVDFGYTSSEEILHNITIEAKPNTIVAFVGPSGGGKSTIFQLLERFYTPTAGNIQIGNQAIDDINLKNWRQQIGFVAQDSAIMAGTIRENLTYGSNEKYTDDQLWHVLQLAYADQFVKKMPNQLETQVGERGIMVSGGQRQRLAIARAFLRNPKILMLDEATASLDSESEAMVQKALEQLMQNRTTLVIAHRLATIVDADQIYFVEQGMITGSGSHNELLQSHPLYKEYVQEQLVTQ
- a CDS encoding MarR family winged helix-turn-helix transcriptional regulator, coding for MEQNDILENLTELMRQPSLWFTMMARGDEHRQRPNNQRRLLRILSTSDQAITAGTIADILDIRPASVTQIIKKLEDEDRVERIKDQQDARIVLIKITQKGCDFLNQLDLTRDKIEDEIFNIFTDAEQAQFGAQLEQLNHHLNSEQFDQRFMEHLSEQQRTRFNEIKDRNHHFGHHFHRGPDPRRTFNDHPRF
- a CDS encoding YfbR-like 5'-deoxynucleotidase, whose translation is MGFHQYLSGLTELEMINRAPGYFKYFPHSVAAHSWKVTQVAQFLGDIEEQHGETVNWRLLYEKALNHDTNERFIGDIRTPVKYASSELRHMLSDVEESLADNFIRMEIPTEYRQNYHRRLTEGKDDSLEGRILSVSDKIDLLYEAFGELQKGNPEPVFMEIYKESLETIYAFRDMESTKYFIHEVLPEMLAEEFPGSERLQRIYIGIFNRGINQ
- a CDS encoding CamS family sex pheromone protein, with product MRYIKWIGAVVGVVLLGGALIFFGNFYSKNSSKVESQKGKTTVNNKVATKKGIKLTGSNSNDQYQSVIKDGNYLVGKARGVTANQNGNQYNTVNFENGLLSLAKKSFSPKSYIFQEGQYLDTKTAQAWLKRKSNDNAVGLNPEDNGKTDDGRNPYYLQSIEEQDFMIQEDNSLKLKGIVLGLAMNTEDVYQKEEFGANFTQKIDDSTRIAKGQEIAAEVVARYRKMEGISADTPIIVGMFSQSSDDSLAGGSFYSYAESKSGTKLSDFKSINEQNVVLPMQEGTKNYKDMASGLNTQFVNFQNNIQGFFPNVSYVTGTANYADKNMTNLKVDITTQFYSQTEMDSFTNYVAQTAPSFLPTNVSVQIRIKTVEGIQAVLVQKSNGKSYDITRLSSD
- the ligA gene encoding NAD-dependent DNA ligase LigA, translated to MAEDQLTLATAEKMLAVRQTQLKQWAEEYYQNDAPTVEDSEYDRVYQEVIDLENQFPELIRTDSITQQVGDQTKENLPKVEHIQPMLSLGDVFSMDTLSDWMHTTQQNSSTALAYNAELKIDGLAISLRYENGSLIQAATRGNGQIGEDVTANVLYIQNIPHQLSEPLNLEVRGEVYMPKTAFVNLNEQRDRDGLTPFANPRNAAAGSLRQLDPQITKQRQLAGFMYQVIDSRNQLGVKTQAELLIRLAELGLPVNLTNQVVESIVELERYIEQQTNQRDNLDYGIDGIVVKVNQLALHEVLGATVKVPRWAIAYKFPAEEKQTVLKEIEWTVGRTGAVTPTAVMNPVQLAGTTVSRASLHNPEYLVAKDLRIGDTVTLHKAGDIIPEVGTVILEKRPMASQSYPIPTNCPVCGDELVHVNGEIALRCLNPFCPAQIKERLTHFASRNAMNIDGLGPKIIEQLLARGLVKTIADLYRLNEEELLELDKFGPKATQNLIVAVDQSKNNSAERLLFGFGIRTVGAKVARQIMQKFLNIHQLAHATVDDIAEIPGLGMVIAENIVQYFADPLVQELLEQLEQQGVNFSYQVEKAVINQPEFTDKKIVLTGKLTMFSRQEATHWLEQRGAQVVGSVSKKTDLLIAGADAGSKLSKAESLEITIWSEQDLQDVMQNNS
- the pcrA gene encoding DNA helicase PcrA, with the translated sequence MSQELLKGMNPQQAEAVTTTEGPLLIMAGAGSGKTRVLTHRVAHLIQDQKVAPWRILAITFTNKAAREMKERIADLIGVTDANRVWISTFHAMAVRMLRRDIDKLGYKRDFTIIDAGAQRTLVKRILKDQNVDIEKFDPRSVLSAISNAKNAMETPVGYAKTANDIFSKIVAKAYAAYQKQLELAQSVDFDDLIMLTIELLEQEPEVLAYYQDKFEYIHVDEYQDTNDAQYRLIQLLAAGWKNLAVVGDSDQSIYGWRGANLEIILNFEKDYLGAKKVLLEQNYRSTQIILNAANDVIANNHGRISKNLWTDNGDGEKITYHRSNSDRDEAVYILGEITNQVKNKNRQYRDFAILYRANAQSRGIEEALVKANIPYTMVGGSKFYERKEIRDILAYLSLITNPADDESFLRVVNEPKRGLGDTSIIKLRAFASEHNWPLLEAAANAHLMNDLQSRAQNKLMDFAILMQKLIQQEQFDVSITDLTRAVYQETKYVETLKVSPTPENENRLENLDEFLTVTEQFDKNYEPDEDSVSKYVDFMSELALVSDIDNVDQEDNNVTLMTLHAAKGLEFPVVFLVGMEESIFPSFRAIIDPKQLDEERRLAYVGITRAKEKLYLTNAYSRMLYGKMSNNMASRFIDEISPKYLDMSAAGQLDSYQAREASLPFARRFQPATGTTFQGRPVGQREPNNRNLTSSRQIHQAPNPDNLEQSVSWSVGDLVTHKKWGTGTVVKVNGLGEDMELDVAFESQGIKRLLAAFAPIKKQE